A part of Sugiyamaella lignohabitans strain CBS 10342 chromosome D, complete sequence genomic DNA contains:
- the SYP1 gene encoding Syp1p (Negative regulator of WASP-Arp23 complex; involved in endocytic site formation; directly inhibits Las17p stimulation of Arp23 complex-mediated actin assembly in vitro; may regulate assembly and disassembly of the septin ring; colocalizes and interacts with septin subunits; potential role in actin cytoskeletal organization; GO_component: GO:0005935 - cellular bud neck [Evidence IEA]; GO_component: GO:0005935 - cellular bud neck [Evidence IDA] [PMID 11014808]; GO_component: GO:0005934 - cellular bud tip [Evidence IDA] [PMID 11014808]; GO_component: GO:0001400 - mating projection base [Evidence IDA] [PMID 11014808]; GO_component: GO:0043332 - mating projection tip [Evidence IDA] [PMID 19053807]; GO_component: GO:0005628 - prospore membrane [Evidence IDA] [PMID 24390141]; GO_function: GO:0004857 - enzyme inhibitor activity [Evidence IDA] [PMID 19962315]; GO_process: GO:0000147 - actin cortical patch assembly [Evidence IMP] [PMID 19776351]; GO_process: GO:0007049 - cell cycle [Evidence IEA]; GO_process: GO:0006897 - endocytosis [Evidence IEA]; GO_process: GO:0043086 - negative regulation of catalytic activity [Evidence IDA] [PMID 19962315]; GO_process: GO:0032185 - septin cytoskeleton organization [Evidence IGI,IMP,IPI] [PMID 18791237]), whose product MATGRSEYSNAILPNLAPDRAVDVVRDRLNNAKLLNDEIADWLKERARIEESYASELDKLSRRGPLAHEQALGTFTSVWNELTRSARETSKASADYAKKTRTDIEAPIRSFSQKSPQWSDVRDLHDGLSGVAKNLVDGEDNLTKLRTKKSSSSKIEAAQHAVNESRNQWENQGPYVLGQFEIADEARFALLRDSLTRLETLEADKGQAIIKGSEKVLNSILSFDPIEEVRSFAAQIVAGNIGSVSSSGTAGVGGGSSGGSGLARHSQSRDSGDVDSQHFNRGGLVGNIHRPSRNTLDDSSSINSGNTPLGGSGGASKLRSKVGSIFRGGRKKKGEKEAAEIGAGLAAGAGAAAVAGRSNLGAGSRSASTASARAPGRRGTDSSDLYTPVDPSVAAARQQQQQQQQQQQQQQQQQQQQQQQQPQAQQQSSLQQPLQPQQAQDHLSGSKPQPPPSRKVNGQAQREFREEDEYEDEENQPLQNLVSGQQQPFRVNIRSDVITEEQEDANTALSNVASTLRSKPTISGRGSRGRRDIQSRLFTEIEASDLESSNAAAQDQSGPSYVGQQFFNQLQSFPGQGQGSTQVPSESQNGFSAPQHAISGTTAAGAAIGAAVGSLPVLNEVEPAIKREFEPQTQQGDSFNFNQPQPQQPQQQYQQSFADTQLQQGQQFNGHQFPDTQLQQGQQGEQYNGQQFPQEYNQQQPQYNQQQQISTSQAQIQQPVYSEQTAGSFGQQTAPQLPPINTDSSFHGDIGGDRSLGSATEPIVSPSGSAIADQRAPAGNVFAPVPTSVGQSTSLSSPGAGASPAGDLQPPMSAFRANRTNSDVQSLRSLQSSTTGGANIAALKHPDLPTGPGLVASIVEVITVDMKDGVPTKTAVGGEVSVAYNETDDAATPGTIYVKVKTKQTKLDRLVANNQIVVASSEPDTFKLDLSSPATASSLLGVRQGAKALMYTLSGDQHGYNPLVFTPIWRIEETQSSLMLNYELADTFHGSELEIHDLVISVPIEGGHAHSAQNKPVASFNKDRQRITWRFPEPVVLKKGQKEKLLCRFATDGYAHEASSGLEVRFRLTDSASSQLSQLGLEYTTKTEEDPFSDEATNTSAVSLSSHLNWVPVSVSRSLVTGKYSVHSELNVSKR is encoded by the coding sequence ATGGCGACCGGTCGTAGCGAGTACTCGAATGCGATTCTGCCAAATTTGGCGCCGGATAGGGCCGTGGATGTGGTTCGCGACCGGCTGAACAATGCCAAGTTGTTGAATGACGAGATTGCCGATTGGTTAAAAGAAAGGGCTCGAATTGAAGAGTCGTATGCCTCGGAACTTGATAAACTCAGTCGAAGGGGTCCTTTGGCGCATGAACAGGCTTTGGGAACATTTACGAGTGTCTGGAACGAGTTGACTCGATCGGCTCGTGAGACGTCGAAAGCATCGGCAGATTACgccaagaaaacaagaactGATATTGAAGCCCCTATAAGAAGTTTCTCACAAAAATCACCACAATGGTCGGATGTTCGCGATTTGCACGACGGGTTGTCGGGTGTAGCGAAGAATCTTGTGGATGGAGAAGACAATTTGACTAAATTGAGAACCAAGAAAAGTTCGAGCTCGAAAATTGAAGCGGCTCAGCATGCCGTTAATGAGAGCAGAAACCAATGGGAGAACCAGGGTCCGTATGTTTTGGGACAATTTGAAATTGCTGATGAAGCCCGGTTTGCCCTGCTTAGAGACAGTCTTACTCGGTTAGAAACGCTTGAAGCTGATAAGGGCCAGGCTATAATTAAAGGCAGTGAAAAGGTTCTTAATTCGATTTTGTCTTTTGACCCAATTGAAGAAGTACGTTCGTTTGCTGCCCAGATTGTAGCTGGCAATATTGGCTCGGTGAGTTCGAGCGGCAccgcaggagttggcggcGGCAGCAGTGGTGGTTCGGGCTTGGCAAGACATTCACAGTCGCGTGATTCGGGTGATGTTGATAGTCAGCACTTTAATAGAGGAGGTTTGGTGGGGAATATCCATCGACCATCTCGGAATACTCTggacgactcgagcagTATTAATTCGGGGAATACTCCTTTGGGAGGAAGTGGGGGTGCTAGTAAACTTCGATCTAAAGTTGGTTCGATTTTCCGAGGTGgcagaaagaagaagggtGAGAAAGAAGCTGCAGAgattggtgctggtttggcggctggtgctggtgctgcagCTGTAGCAGGAAGATCGAATTTGGGTGCTGGCTCGAGGTCGGCTTCTACAGCATCTGCTCGTGCTCCTGGCCGTCGTGGAACCGATTCGTCTGATTTGTATACTCCAGTAGATCcttcagtagcagctgccagacaacaacaacaacaacaacaacaacaacagcagcagcagcagcagcagcagcaacaacaacaacaacaacagccacaagctcaacaacaatcttCACTACAACAGCCATTACAGCCTCAACAAGCACAGGATCATTTGTCTGGATCTAAACCACAGCCACCTCCATCTCGTAAAGTGAATGGCCAGGCTCAGAGGGAGTTTAGAGAGGAAGATGaatatgaagatgaagagaatcAACCATTACAAAATCTTGTTTCgggtcaacaacagccattTAGAGTGAATATTCGTAGCGATGTGATTACTGAAGAGCAGGAGGATGCCAATACTGCTCTTAGTAATGTGGCCTCGACTTTAAGATCCAAGCCTACTATTTCCGGACGAGGTTCTAGAGGCCGTAGAGATATCCAGTCAAGACTGTTTACTGAGATTGAAGCTTCTGATTTGGAATCTTCTAATGCAGCAGCACAAGATCAATCTGGACCCAGTTATGTCGGCCAACAGTTTTTCAACCAGCTCCAGAGTTTCCCAGGACAGGGTCAAGGATCTACTCAAGTTCCTTCTGAGTCACAAAACGGGTTTTCTGCACCCCAGCACGCTATTTCTGGAaccacagcagcaggtgctgctattgGTGCAGCTGTTGGATCACTCCCCGTTCTCAACGAAGTAGAACCTGCAATCAAGAGAGAGTTTGAACCACAAACTCAACAAGGAGATTCGTTTAACTTCAATCAACCACAGCcacaacagccacaacaacaatatcaacaatcgTTCGCAGATACACAATTGCAACAAGGTCAACAGTTTAATGGACACCAGTTCCCAGATACTCAATTGCAACAGGGTCAACAGGGTGAACAGTATAATGGTCAGCAGTTCCCACAAGAGTacaaccaacaacagcctcaatataaccagcagcagcaaattAGTACTTCACAAGCACAGATTCAACAACCTGTGTATTCAGAACAAACCGCCGGCTCATTTGGCCAGCAAACCGCACCTCAGCTACCACCTATCAACACCGACAGTAGTTTCCACGGCGATATTGGAGGTGACAGATCTCTAGGATCCGCTACTGAACCTATTGTCTCTCCTTCAGGTTCAGCTATTGCCGACCAAAGAGCCCCCGCTGGAAATGTCTTTGCACCCGTCCCTACTTCTGTCGGTCAAAGCACGAGTCTATCATCTccaggagctggagctaGTCCTGCCGGTGACCTTCAACCACCAATGTCGGCTTTCCGTGCTAATCGCACCAACAGCGACGTCCAGTCCCTTCGCTCACTTCAGTCTTCGACCACAGGGGGTGCCAACATTGCTGCTCTTAAACATCCAGACCTACCTACTGGTCCTGGTCTGGTAGCATCCATTGTTGAAGTCATCACTGTTGATATGAAAGATGGTGTGCCAACTAagactgctgttggtggtgaagtATCAGTGGCATATAACGAAACGGACGATGCTGCTACTCCAGGAACAATCTATGTCAAGGTGAAGACCAAGCAGACGAAACTCGACAGACTTGTGGCTAACAACCAGATTGTCGTTGCATCTTCTGAACCCGACACATTCAAACTCGACCTGTCTTCTCCTGCCACTGCCAGCAGTCTTCTCGGCGTTCGCCAGGGCGCCAAGGCTCTTATGTACACCCTATCTGGAGACCAGCATGGATACAATCCCCTCGTATTCACACCCATATGGCGTATTGAAGAGACGCAGTCGAGTCTGATGCTGAACTACGAGCTTGCCGACACGTTTCACGGATCCGAGCTTGAGATTCACGATCTCGTCATCAGCGTTCCTATTGAAGGAGGACATGCCCACTCTGCCCAAAACAAGCCAGTAGCATCCTTCAACAAAGACCGCCAGAGAATCACCTGGAGATTCCCCGAGCCTGTTGTTCTGAAAAAGGGTcagaaagagaagcttCTGTGTCGATTCGCGACCGACGGATATGCCCATGAGGCCTCGTCCGGTCTTGAAGTCCGGTTCCGTCTGACCGACTCTGCCTCTTCACAACTCTCACAACTCGGTCTCGAGTACACGACCaagactgaagaagacCCATTCAGCGACGAGGCCACCAACACAAGCGCAGTATCGCTGTCGTCGCATCTCAACTGGGTGCCTGTATCTGTATCACGAAGCCTGGTGACCGGGAAATACTCTGTTCACTCGGAGCTCAACGTTAGCAAACGTTAA
- the MAK16 gene encoding ribosome biosynthesis protein MAK16, translating to MKTAERAHTPAKLWERVKLSKQYSKALEQIDQQLIYWPNFLIHKCKQRLTRLTQVAITERRLALKENERQYVGKAPKVKRREQTRERKALVAAKLEKAIEKELLDRLKTGAYGENPLNVDEKIWKKVLNGVEKEEGVEQEEEFDEDEELEDESDVGEVEFVEGDDDEDDIVELEDLEKWLGGSDDDGEQRFDSSEDESSSDEESEDDEDEQETKTRKRKPTPAKKPKSDKKKPRRGPRVEIEYEQERESNLQTNVNW from the coding sequence ATGAAAACGGCAGAAAGAGCTCATACCCCAGCCAAGCTATGGGAGCGAGTGAAACTTTCAAAACAATATTCAAAAGCATTGGAACAGATTGACCAGCAGCTGATTTACTGGCCAAACTTTCTTATTCATAAATGCAAACAGAGACTGACCAGACTTACCCAGGTCGCCATTACCGAAAGACGTCTAGCATTGAAAGAAAACGAGCGTCAATATGTCGGCAAGGCACCCAAGGTCAAGAGAAGAGAACAAACAAGAGAGCGCAAGGCCCTCGTTGCTGCCAAGTTAGAAAAGGCTATTGAGAAGGAGCTGTTGGACAGATTAAAGACCGGTGCATATGGAGAGAACCCACTTAACGTGGACGAGAAGATCTGGAAGAAGGTTCTCAATGGAGtcgagaaagaagaaggtgttgaacaagaggaagagttcgacgaagacgaggagCTCGAGGACGAATCGGATGTTGGTGAAGTCGAGTTTGTCGAAggagacgacgacgaagacgataTTGTCGAGCTCGAGGATCTAGAGAAATGGCTTGGCGGatctgacgacgacggcGAGCAACGATTCGATTCCAGCGAGGACGAGTCCAGTTCTGATGAAGAGTccgaagacgacgaagacgagcaAGAAACCAAAACCCGCAAGAGAAAGCCCACTCCTGCCAAAAAACCCAAATCAGACAAAAAGAAGCCCCGCAGAGGCCCCAGAGTCGAGATCGAGTACGAACAAGAACGCGAGTCGAATCTCCAAACCAACGTCAACTGGTAA